A single Lactuca sativa cultivar Salinas chromosome 8, Lsat_Salinas_v11, whole genome shotgun sequence DNA region contains:
- the LOC122195461 gene encoding uncharacterized protein LOC122195461, producing MAESEEEPEEDPEEESEEEPEEDPEEESKGEPEVESEGRPAEPVVDQEEEEEAEGGLEEEPSEDENGKNTNISDKDLPTMRETRSMQKRKNAKDKKETKVPKKIKHQSRKSPSKRKTPEKQQLQDSDSDFESSHPSKKAKKRSHQSKKTKKNNGKRILLNEKNRCSPEALLSLILGMSKEQKEYVRSMGFGALLKMKITDIPLKLGFYVLQKFDSERMVIDIEGKELKVTAESVHDMLGIPIGGTKLTQLDQWPKDDTKKIRYRETFEQEKGRFGVGELNEEFVNEQDEGDTYLEDSDSDKDEDHSVEAYESKISKMLNSFERMKEKLNSKLNDAMTKFPEKESFRIFKEKDDKYDC from the exons atggctg AATCCGAGGAGGAACCTGAAGAGGACCCCGAGGAGGAGTCTGAAGAGGAACCcgaggaagaccccgaggaggaatccaAAGGGGAACCTGAGGTGGAATCCGAAGGCAGACCTGCCGAGCCAGTGGTGGaccaggaggaggaggaggaagccgAAGGAGGTCTCGAGGAGGAACCCAGTGAAGACGAAAATG GTAAGAACACTAACATTTCCGATAAAGACTTACCAACAATGAGAGAAACAAGATCAATGCAAAAGAGGAAAAATGCGAAAG ataaaaaagaaacaaaagtacCAAAGAAAATAAAGCATCAAAGCAGAAAAAGTCCATCGAAAAGGAAAACTCCTGAAAAACAACAACTACAAGATTCAGACTCTGATTTTGAAAGTAGTCATCCATCGAAGAAGGCAAAAAAAAGGAGTCACCAATCAAAAAAGACTAAAAAAAACAATGGTAAAAGAATTTTACTTAATGAAAAAAACAGATGTTCACCAGAGGCATTACTATCTTTAATCCTTGGGATGAGCAAAGAACAAAAAGAATATGTAAGATCTATGGGTTTTGGAGctttgttaaaaatgaaaatcacGGATATACCACTGAAGCTGGGATTTTATGTTCTTCAAAAATTTGATTCTGAGAGAATGGTGATAGATATTGAAGGAAAGGAATTGAAAGTAACAGCGGAGTCTGTTCATGACATGTTGGGCATACCAATTGGTGGAACCAAACTTACACAACTGGATCAATGGCCTAAGGATGATACAA AGAAGATTAGATATCGAGAGACATTTGAACAAGAAAAAGGTAGATTTGGAGTTGGAGAATTAAACGAAGAATTTGTTAATGAACAAGATGAAGGAGATACATATCTCGAAGACAGTGATTCTGATAAAGATGAAGATCATTCTGTTGAG GCATATgaatcaaaaatatcaaaaatgctTAATAGTTTTGAGAGGATGAAGGAAAAGCTGAATTCAAAGCTTAATGATGCGATGACAAAGTTCCCTGAAAAGGAAAGTtttagaattttcaaagaaaaagaTGACAAATATGATTGTTGA
- the LOC111903798 gene encoding protein FAR1-RELATED SEQUENCE 5-like — MLVGSLWYIFASPNSEYAEIGGFDVRLSTQSRFDNKIIKKKRVICTSGVRRKRNSNSRAIGCQAKIIFESVYGSPDYKVFQFDELHNHPLEKTSDLKKARQMSYSEKEFIVRASTSKIGPTMAHKLRASLRGGYEFVKPKVVDYKNLTRDINRVIGYKDAQMIVNTMNYRRAHYPNYSFKFNCQDDVLDCMFWADEMEKAYYAKFGDVISFDATFRTNKYRMVFVPFTAIDHHKKSVTVGSGLLSNESIESYSWLLKEFLKTHGKEPTLVLTDQDAAIKQAIENISDDLFTNTDFRKRFSKLVWDINMKPDVFEVKWGLLMKEFNLEDTR; from the exons ATGCTGGTTGGTTCTCTGTGGTACATATTTGCCAGCCCTAATTCTGAGTATGCTGAAATTGGTGGTTTTGATGTTAGACTGAGCACACAGTCAAGGTTTGATAACAAGATTATAAAGAAGAAACGTGTTATAT GTACAAGTGGTGTTAGGAGGAAACGAAATTCAAATTCAAGAGCTATTGGTTGTCAAGCAAAGATTATATTTGAATCTGTGTATGGAAGTCCAGATTATAAAGTTTTTCAGTTTGATGAACTTCACAACCATCCACTTGAGAAGACAAGCGATTTAAAAAAGGCaagacaaatgtcatattcagaAAAAGAGTTTATTGTGCGTGcttccacatcaaaaataggtccaACTATGGCTCATAAGTTGAGGGCAAGTCTGAGAGGTGGGTATGAGTTTGTAAAGCCCAAAGTAGTTGACTATAAAAATTTAACGAGAGATATCAACAGGGTTATTGGTTATAAAGATGCCCAAATGATAGTAAACACAATGAATTACCGTCGAGCTCACTATCCAAATTACTCATTTAAGTTTAATTGTCAAGATGATGTTTTGGATTGTATGTTTTGGGCTGATGAAATGGAGAAGGCATATTATGCTAAATTTGGTGATGTTATCTCGTTTGATGCGACTTTCCGAACAAACAA GTATCGAATGGTTTTTGTGCCGTTTACTGCTATTGACCATCATAAAAAATCAGTTACTGTTGGATCTGGGTTGCTAAGCAATGaaagcattgagtcttactcttgGTTGCTTAAAGAATTTCTTAAAACTCATGGGAAAGAACCAACACTTGTTTTAACCGATCAAGATGCTGCAATAAAACAAGCTATTGAGAAT ATATCAGATGATTTATTTACAAACACAGACTTTAGAAAAAGGTTTTCGAAGCTTGTTTGGGACATTAATATGAAACCTGATGTTTTTGAGGTGAAGTGGGGTTTGCTTATGAAGGAATTCAATCTTGAAGACACAAGATGA